Part of the Paenibacillus terrae HPL-003 genome is shown below.
AAATTCATCGGAAACCGCAGGCTCGTCGCTTTCACGATTGTACGTATCGGCCACCCGTTCCAGTATTCTTTTACGAATGACAACGTTTCGCTTTAGATACACCAAGCCCTCAATCGTTCCCTCAGGAGCTTCGTAGGACGCGATTTCTTCACCGCCTGTAAAAGAATAAAACAAGCTGGCAATCGGCGCGCGCCAATCAATCACAAGCGGATACGCAGACGCTTCCTCGCGCTCCACCCCGATTTTGCCGATGTAGAGCGGCTTACGCTGTCCCCTGCCACGTTCGTCAAAATCCATACGTCCAAAATAAGGCTCCTGCGCACTTTTGGCCAAAGCCTGACGTTTTTCCTCCCGCCCGGATTCCAGCACCTGCTCCGTAAAATCATGTCCCGTGTACACCGGCGTATTGCGAAGCCGTTCCAATCTGCGATCAATTTCCTCCATAGCAAGCGACAGCCTGTGCTGTTCTTCTTGATAGGCACTTTGAAACCCGTTCTCCATTTCAGTTACCTCCTAAGAATATCAAGTCTCGATTTCTGCATCCCATTTACTTGCTCTGACACAAAAAAAGGAAAGTAAGCGTAACACATTAAACCCCAAAAATCCAACTTTATTTTCTTAATTACACTAATCCTCTAAAAACCCAAGGCTCACTTCTACACAGCCTCATAGCAGCGACGCCACTCCGTTAGGGTTGTTTTGCATATGCCGTATTTGTTGCTTTGGCATAAAAAACACCCCTTACAGCAGTAGGTTTTATGAATTAACCTGTCTGTTGTAAGGGGAACATATCGGCTATAAACCGCATTGCCGTTATATTGCAGGTGGCGCTAGACATAAATTTTCCAACATGATTGTGACTGCCAGTAAATCAGCGGAGCCACCAGGACTAACATTTTTTTGCACAAAATCATCGTTCATTTGATGAATCATGGCGGCACCTCTCTCTGACAAGATACCGCCCGCCTCTAGCGCCTGCTTGGCATATTGCTGGACATAGGTTAGCATCTCCCGATCGTGTCTACCAACGACATTCGTATCTTCGTTGACAGCCATCAATTGTAGCAGGGTTTGAACACAGATATCATTCACATGATATCGTTGTGATGACTTCAACTCACGATAGACGGGCAGAGCATACGCTCGCACAGTGGGAAAGCCTGCTTCCACCTCACCACGTATACCCGTCATGCCCCACTCTCTATACAACCGTTCGCCGACCGTTAAGCCTGTTGATTTTTTCAGAGACGCAAGCTCACTCGCACATAAACCTTTGGTCATCTGAGCAATGGTCTCACAAATGATTTGTTCATCCAGCCTGCCAGCAGATGCTCGTGTCGTACAACAATACGCAGCAGCAGCACAAATAATTCCTAGCGAAAAAATAAGACCTTTATGTGTGTTCACTCCACCTGTTGCGGCAAACATAGCCTGTTCGGCTTCCTGTCCCAAGGGACGTAGATTCGCAAATAGTACACGAAGATCCTCTCCATGAAGGGAAGCTCCCGCTTTTGAACATCTTTCAAAATAGCCGGAAAGTGCAGCCGCACTAGACATAAACGTAAAGAAGTCCATATCCTTGTGAGCACCACGATTAAACCGGTCTACCAGTCCCGGCTTGGGGCTGGCGGAGACCTCTGTTAGCAGCGCAAGGACAGCCTGTTGACCAAGAGAAATGGCCATACTAACAACCTTCTTCCCTGGATTTTTTAATGATGATGAACGATCATGCTCGTTTGACTACTTGCTGGTTTCGCGTATAGCTGTCCACCAGTGCTTTGATAGCTTCCAGCAATTCGGGAAGTGCATGTGCTCTACTCCGTCCACAACCATGCGCAGCCTGCGAGCACATGAGACATTTTCGTCCGCCCAAGCCAAGTTCATCTCTGGAGATTGCCCTTCCATGGGGTCCAATCACATCCAGATCCAGTAATCTTCCTAGTGGATGCCCATCTTCAATCGCAATGACCAACTTTTTCAATATTCGTGAGTCTGCCTGAACGGCAACATATGCTTCCGGGCCTGTCTGCAGATCATACGCTTCACTGTGCAGCGGTGTCATTTGGTTCACCGCCAGCTGACTCGTCAAGATACGATAGCCTTCTTGAAAAACGTATTTACTAGTTGGAGAGGACTTCTGTGGTCCCGGGATATTGATCGTCATGCTGATCAGAGGTACCGCGTACCTGCTGATCAGTTGTCTTTGTTTATCTGCCCGGTTTTCACGTGCCTGTAGCATTTCTTCAAGGGTCACCTCATACGAATACATATCATGACATCTCCCTGATACGCCTGATGATTTCTTCAGCTTCCACTGACAATAAAAACTGATAGGTCGTGTCCGGTACAAGCTGCTTCACTTTATCCATTTGCCCCAGACGGATATATTTGCGGACCGCAGAGGCGCTGATTGCGTCCCCTTCCCATAGCAGTCGCGGTATTTCCTCTACGTCGATTCCAACGGAAGGCAGTAATTTTTTCATGATCGTGTTGTACCTGCGGGTCAAGACACAGCTTGGCTCCTCACCGATATATCGTTTTTGAATATTTAGCAACGGAGCTATATACTGGCTAAATATTTTTAAATCTAGTGATATATGCGTACTTGCTGCCTCTTCATCATTTTTGAGGAAGTAAGAAGGAAACGTTGCGCTCGAGATGATATAGTCTTTGCCTTTGTGCAAGACCACATTGGCCAAATGTCTCACGCCTTCTTCCACAAGACTGTATCTGGCATCTGATGGAAAAATGGATCGGTCCTCCCAGACTACAAAAAGATGTACCTTTTCCCAAACCGCCGCTGCATGCTCGATTAAGTGCAAATGTCCAAGTGTGAATGGATTACAGTTCATAACAATCGCAGCCGAAGGTACGAGATCGCCCGATTCCTGCAAAAGCTCTTGCTGATACTGCCTGACACCATCCCATCGGTTTTCCAACAAGACAGCCTTGGAGGATTCCTCCACGATTGGATAAAAGCCGAGATCCTTGAAAATGTGTTTATTTGCTGGTTTTGTATAAATAAACAGGTGAGCTCTTCCCCGCCTGTATTCTTCATTTACTAAATGGCTAACGATTTGTGCCGATAGCCCCTGGTCTTTATAAGCTTCATCCACAGCAATGCACTTCAGTACACTGCCTGAAAAGGAACCCGTAGCGGCAATGTCGCTGCCATCTACAATTTCCATCGTATATTCCATTTGATCGTCTATTCTAAGACCTTGGCGCTTGAGGAAATCGCGAAGCTTTCTTTGAGCGTCTTCAGAGCTTGGATTTAAAATCTCTTCACGCAAATGTTCCATCCACATAGCCATCATAATCACCGTTTTCCTGCATGAAAGTCAGAATAAGCAGAATGACGCATCCCACACTCTGCAAGCGAAAGGATAGGATGCGCATTCTGTTTATTTGTTCTGAGAAGACAATGTCTTTATTTTCTTACAACGCCGCTTTGTTCTGCGACGATTTTTACTGCTTTACTAACTGCTGCACTTACTCTTTTGTCAATCGCATCTGGAACGATATAGGTATCATCAAGCTCCTCGTCTGTTACCAGATCTGCAATGCTTGTGGCTGCCGCTAATTTCATTTCCATCGTGATGTCCGTGGCTTTGGCATCAAACGCGCCTCTGAAAATACCGGGGAATGCCAGCAGGTTATTGATTTGGTTGTGAAAATCCGATCTGCCGGTCGCTACAATTCTTGCTCCGCCTTTGTGTGCTTCCTCCGGCAAAATTTCTGGAATTGGATTGGCAAGGGCAAAAATGATGCTTTCATTGCTCATGGTTTGCACCATTTCTTTGGTCATCACATCTGCAACCGATAAGCCGATAAAGATGTCCTTACCTTTGATGACTTCTGCAAGGCTGCCTGTTTCTTTATCACGATTCGTCAGCTTGGCGATTTGCTGCTGAGGTTCATTGAGAGAGGTGTCGCCTTCGACCAAGGCACCATTGATATCGCATAGAACCATGCGGTTCGCTCCTGCAGCAAGCAATAGCTTGGCGGTGGCAATACCCGAAGCTCCTGCTCCATTGATGAGGATGCGCACATCCTCCATTTTTTTGCCCACAAGTTTCAAGGCATTACATAACCCTGCAAGCACAGCAACTGCCGTTCCATGCTGATCATCATGATAAACCGGAATGTTCAGTTTTTCTTTTAATTTGTCTTCAATATAGAAGCATTCTGGCGCCTTGATGTCTTCAAGATGAATGCCTCCAAAGCCTGGAGCGATCACTTCAACCGTGCGCACAAACTCGTCTGGATCAGTGCTGTCGATACAGATAGGGTACGCATTCACCCCGCCAAATTCTTTGAGCAACAAGGCCTTGCCCTCAATGACAGGCAGCCCTGCCTCAGGGCCAATATCCCCCAGACCCAGCACGGCTGTCCCATTCGTCAGAATCGCCACGGTGCTCCCTTTAATCGTGTATTCATAGGCTTTGCTCTTATCTTTAGCGATTTCCTTGCATGGCTCGGCAACGCCAGGTGTATAAGCTATCGCTAAATCCTCTTTACTAACGACCGGTACTGTCCCTGTAATCTCCAGCTTACCATTTCTTACGCGGTGTGCCTGTAAGGCGGCTTCTTTTATACTCATAAGTTTGTTTGTACTGAGCAGCTGCTCAATACTTCCTCCTCTTGGTTTATAATTTTAGCGTCCTTGTTTCACTTGACGAATGACATCAATTACGGAACCATCACGATATTTGATCACACCCACAATTTTATCTTCCCATTGAATCGGCTCTGGTTTGCCGACAATCCGCGTAGCCTTCTCTTGCAACTCTTCGATCGTGAAGACAGGTAGCTTGGCGGCTTTGAAGCCAGCCAGGAGATCCTGGCGGAGAGGGTTCACAGCGATGCCCTGATCGGTAACCAGTACGTCAACCGTATGACCTGGTGTGATAATGGTATTTACACGATCAAGAATGGCAGGCATTCTTCCGCGAATCAGCGGAGCGACGATGATGGATACTGCAGCGCCTGCGGCAGTGTCGCAGTGTCCGCCGGAAGCTCCACGGATGACCCCATCGGACCCGGTAATTACGTTCACATTAAAATTCAGATCAATCTCCAGCGCACTCAACACAACAACATCCAGTTGGTGAGCAGCGCAGCCTATATTTTCAGGGCTTGCATAATATTCCGCACTAATTTGTTGATGGAATTTGTTCTTTCTCAGCGATTCTACGGCACGCAGGTCGAAGCTCTGCACGTCCAAAAGCTTTTCAATCAATCCTTCTTCATGCAGGTCAACGATTTGTTGGGTAATACCCCCCAGCGCAAAGCTTGCTTTGATATTGGCGGCAAGCATTTTTTCCCGCAGAAATCTGGTCGTTGCAAGCGCAGCACCCCCGGAGCCGGTTTGCAATGAGAATCCATCCACGAAATATCCGGATGCTTCAATCACATCTGCCGCGTTTTTGGCAATTAACAGTTCCTTCGGATTCTTCGTGTAACGGGTAGCCCCTGAGACAATCCCTTTCTGATCACCGATGCGATCCACGACGACCACATAATCCACCTGGGTTTCAGGAATGGCGAATGGAGTGTTCGGATAGGAGACCAAATTGTCCGTGATTATCACAACATTGCGCGCATACTGTGCATCTACCATGGCATAACCCAGGGAGCCGCATGCCGATGGAGCTTCGTTTACGCTGGAAGTTCCGTTTGCATTGCCGTATGCATCACAAGAAGGAGCACCCAAAAAGGCTACGTCAATCGGGCATTCCCCTGATGCAATCGCTCTTGCGCGACCTCCGTGAGAGTTAATTGTCACCGGAATATCAAACCATCCGTAGGAATATGCCTGAGCCAGCTCGCCTCTAAGGCCACTGGTCTCGATTCTGCGGATGACACCGTTTCGCACATGCTCTACCAACGGCGCATGAATATCCGTCAAGGAACTGGCTGCCAGGACGAGATCACGAATACCCATTTTGGCGATTTGATCCATAACCATATTCAAGATAAAGTCCCCGTTGCGGAAATGGTGGTGGAACGAGATCGTCATCCCATTACGCAAGCCTGTAGCTTCAATGGCTTTCTCCATCGAATCCATGATTTTGTTTTTGGCAGGATTTTGCTGGCGGTCTTTTAACCGCTCTGTATTTTTAAATTGCCCGTAAGTCGATTTGCGATCAAAGGGAGTTATCCCATCAAGTCCCTCAATAGCTAGAGGAATTTCTCTCCCAGCACCGTTTAGCATAACATCCACCTTACTCTACGTTTATTTTTGCCGCTTCCGCCAGGTCAAGTATTCTACGTGCACGTTCTACAATCGGACGGTCAATCATTTTACCGTCGAGACTGATCACACCTGAGCCTTTGGCCTCCGCTTCGAGACTGGCTTCAATGATCCGCTTTGATTTTTTGATCTCTGCTTCTGTTGGCGTATAGATGCGGTTTACAATCTCGATCTGACGTGGGTTAATAATGGATTTGCCATCAAAGCCCAGCTGTTTGATCAGCTTCACCTCGCTCGCAAAGCCTTCCTCATTATTTACATCCGAGTAGACTGTATCGACAGCAGCAATGCCAGCAGCTCTTGCCGCAAATAATATAAGGCTTCGTGCTGTCAATAGCTCAATGCCTTCTGGCGAGCGCGTTGTCTTCAGGTCTGTGACAAAATCCTCCGCTCCAATGGCGATGCCGATCAGCCGCTTGCTGGCAACTGCAATTTGCGCCGCATTCAATGCGCCCTTGCCACTCTCAACCGCTGCAAAAAGCTTGATTGTCCCATGCTCCATGCCGATCTTTTGTTCAATTTCGGTAATCAATTCATCCGCCTCAATCACGTCATCGGCGGTCTCCGTTTTCGGCAATCGAATGGCAGTTGGCTGCGCTCGTACAATCGCTTCAAAATCGTCTCTGCCATACGGCGTATTGAGTGGGTTGACCCTGACCAGCACCTCGATGCCCCCGAAATCAAAGGTTTTCAGCGCCTGGTACACCAGCAAACGTGCCGCATCTTTTTCGTATAGGGAAACGGAATCCTCAAGGTCGATCATAATCGAATCTGCCCCATAGATATGAGCGTCCCGGATCATCCCTGGGTTATTCCCTGGAACATACAACATGGTCCTTCTCAGCTTCTGCATCTATTCCGCCTCCCATGGTCGGCAGTCGCCGTCGACCACTCTGCTTACGGCTGTCATTACTCTAGCCTTAATGGCGCAATCCAGTGCGCCTTTATCATTCGCGCGGACATATGCATGTTCAATGCCCATTCCTTGTAATGTTTCGAGAATCACTTTGCGAATCTGGTTCCCGAACTGATTCTCTACGGTACTTTTCAACTCGATTTCAATACCTTTCGTCCCGTTCGGCTCGATGGAAATCGTAATATCGCTTGATTCCAGTGTACCGGCCATGCCTACTTGCTGAATAATCAATGTCTACACCTCTTTTGCCAATTGGATGGTAGATACTCCCCATCTTCAGGATTGCAGAACCTTATAAATCATTTGTGCCATATCTGAACCTGCTACAGGCTTACACATGTATTCATCAATGATCAATCTCTCCTTGTATGCCACCACATGATCCTCGACATAACCGGTAATCAGGATGATCTTCATACTTGGGTTGATTACCTTGATACGTTCAGCCAATTCCGTACCAGTCAGATAAGGCATTGCCTGATCCGTAATGACCAGATCGTAATGGTTTGGAGACTTTTCAAACCGCTGCAATGCTTCCACACTGTCTGATTCTGTCTCAACATAGAAACCATACGATTCCAGTCCTCTTCTCATCGCTTTCAATACGCGCTGTTTATCATCGACCAAAAGAATGCGCTTTTGTTCCGTAAACACAGGGTTCATATTGATCTCTGTCTCTTTTGCTACAAACTCCGTTTTCGGCAGATACACCGTAAACGCACTCCCCTTGCCCAGCTCCGAATCCACGGTAATAAATCCTTGATGTTTTTCGAGAATGCTTTGGACGATATACAATCCAAGCCCCGTACCCTCTCCTGCCGGTTTGGTTGTGAAAAAAGGATCAAAGATTTTCTGCAAGGTGTCGTCACTCATCCCTCTACCCGTATCCGAGACAGATAAAGTAACGTAATCGCTGACTTCCAGGACGTTCTCGCGGATTTTTTTTACCTCTTGCAAGGGAATGGTATCCAATATGATTTTTAGTTCGCCACCGGCAGTTTTCATTGCTTGATAGGCATTGTTGCACAGATTCATAATGACTTGATGGATCTGTACTTTATTTGCAAAAATAACGGCTGAATCTACCCGTTTATTGAACACAGCACTCACTTTGGGCGAGAGGAAGGATTTTATGAGTCCCAGTGCCTCTTCGACCTGCTCTTCAACTTTGACCGGAGCGTTTTTCTTGACCTTTCCACTCTCCAGCCGGCTCAATAGCAGGATTTCCTCGATGATCACTCTTGCTTTCTCGGAAGCATCATAAATCTCACTGACATAATCATAAATTTCTTCAGTAGGATCTATACTGCTAAGCATGATTTCTGCATAGCCTCTGATAGGAGTCAGAAAATTATTGAAATCATGGGCGATTTCCCCTGATAGCGTGCCAATCAACTGTAGCTTCTGCGAGTGCTGTAATTGTAGATCCTTTTTTCTCAGCAGCTCGTTTTTGTTATTCAGTTCCCGCAAATACCTCGTCTCGTATTCCAGAGCCTCTTTATTTTTCTTCGTCCTCATGATGATATAAACGGCACAAGCCAGCGTCAGGACGATCATTGAAAAAATCTCAATGGTTTTAATTCGATTCTGTGCAATCGGCTCTCTGACATCATCGTAGTTCATGGCGGCGGCAACCACCCAAAACGAGTCACCGAGATGAACACGGGAAAATGCCTCAATCTTTTTCGTCTTGGTATAGAATTTGTCGCCCCACCAGTACGAATGGTAGAAAGCTGAGCCTTGTTCCTGAGTAAGCTGCATTTTGAACAGTTTCTCCAGGTCGCGGTAATCAAGCCCCGGGTATTTGGCTTTCATCGCTGATAGCGATAACCCGATATTTTCTTCGCTTGGGTGCATGAGATAGTGGCCTTGCTGATCCTTGACGTGGATATAACCTTTGGTCCCCACGCGAATCGGCTTCAACAGCTTCTCATACACAGCGTTCAGATTTACCACACTGATGAGCGCGCCTTGAAATTTCCCATCGAGATAAACAGGCTGGAACAGATGCACAATATAGTGGCCTTGCTTCTCCAGCTTGGCACTTGCGATGAACGGTTTTTTTTCTCGCAGCACCCTTTGAATATCATCCTTGATTAATTCATAGGCTTTCATCGCATCCGTACGATTGCGCTTGGGTAAAGTGTGTACCACTCTCCCTTCCAGATTCACCTGGCTAATCCGATAAATGCTATCTTTTTTGGCGGTATAATAAGCAGATAGGTTTTCGTCAATCACAGTTTCATTCTTATTTGCTATAGCGAGCGACATCTGCCGGTTGCCTGCCAATATTTGCAGCGTGTGCATCTGTTCGTCGAAAAATGATTCAATAGACGTGCTGTTTAGCTTGGCAATCGTTAGCAATTGTTCCTGCTGCTGTTCAATTACGGTACGTTCTCCGTCCATATACGAGCCGTAGGCCATCCACAGCAGAACTAGAAAAGAAATCGGAAGCGCTAGCATCGTGATGAATGAAAAATGGCTTCGATAATGAAACAGTATCTCTCGTTGAAATCTCATCCTGCTTTACCATCTCCATCGAGCTAGTAGCCCATCATTCCCTATCCCTAGTGCTAGGGACTAGTTCGCTTCCGATTATATCAGTCATTCACGTTCGTCTACTAAATGGTGTCTCAAGACAACTTCATTGTAATGACAAGATCTTAAAGTATCCTGTCAAATTATTAATTTTTTTTAAGATTTCACTATCTTAATGTGTAAGGTATCGCAGCAGGAAAATAGCAAGTGTTACCGTTGCTGCACCACCGAGACGTGTAGATACCTGGGCAAATGGCATGAGTACCATTCTATCGGCTGCAGAGAGAATCGCAACATCCCCTGTTCCGCCTTGGCTGCATCGGGTAGAAGTAATAATCGCAGCTTCAACCGGATACATTTTCATCCATTTACCCGCAAAATATCCACTCGCAACCACGGTCAATACAGTTACAAAAATGGTGATGAAATAAGCAGGGCTAATTACAGAAATCAGTGCCTCCCATGGTGTTTTAGCGACACCTACCGCAAGCAGGAGCGGGTACGTTACGGCGATCACAAAGAAACGTTGCATCTGTTGCGCTCCGTCTTCAAGGAATTTAGGCAACCAGCCAAAATATTTGGCCAGGAATGCCGCAAAGAGCATTACGATCGGACCAGGCAGGCCAACTAACTCAGCGGCTAAGGTTCCTACCATGAAGAATGCGATAGCTAAAATGGCTCCGGCTGCCATTTGATATAGATCAAGCGGTTTTTTGTTTTTATCCTCTGCAAGTCCCAAAACATCGCTATCCCCTGTTTTGAGCAGCGTGCCGTTACCGGTAAGTTCTGGTTTTCTATCCCCCAGTTTTTTCAACAAGCCGGACAGGATAATAGCACACAAGCTACCCAACATGACCGCAGGAATAACCATGGCAAATTGTTCACCTTGGGTTGAACCTAAAATTTGGGCGTAGCCGATAGAGAGTGGAATCGCCCCTTCACCAACGCCTCCTGCCATGATAGGAACAAGGATGTAAAACAAGGTATCATACGCAGGGATTCCCAAAGCCACACCGGTAAGCAAACCGACGCCTGTTCCGAGAATGGAGCCGATCGTCAAAGGGACAGCCAATCTCACGACCGCTTTTATCATGAGTTCCCGGTTCATGCCAAGGATACTGCCAGCGATAACAATTGCGATGTACACATACAGGAAATTGGTATTATCCATAAAGACAGTAACGGAATCAATTGCTGACTGCGGGAGAAGATGAGCATACACCATGTAAGATGGAACAAACGTTGCCATAATGGCAGCACCACCGATATCCTTCAGAATCGGAATTCGCTTTCCGATTTCCGCCAGAATAAAGCCATACAACACCATGACAGATACAGCCCCAGGCATATCACTATCGAGCTTTCCAGAGTTCATCAGCAAGTAGATAACAGCCATAAACGGGATGTAAAGACCTGCAGGAATGACCCCTCCAATCTTGTAATTCAACACCTTTTGCCATTTGGACTCTGTTCGTGGCTGTAGCTTAAGCTCTGCGGCTTCTTGTAGATGATTAGTAACCACTTGATCGCCTCCTAGATGATCAATCTGCGTTTTATCCTCGAATCAATCACTAGTCCAGGGGTTTACAAGACTTTGTAGTAAAACGTTTTCAATGGATGATTCGAGATAACTAAATTGTAAAAAGAAAATCTTAAAGTATTCTGATTAATCCTTAAATGTTTTTAAGAACCATGTGACAAAAATATGTCAGCGCTTTCAATGTGTTTGAGGTAGGCTAAAAGATCTCGACGAGCATGACAAACTCACCGCAGCGGAGAATGTGTTCGTTGGATAGAGAAATAATCAGCCATAGAAAAAAAGCCCCCCGGGTCCATCGGCGCGCTTTCAAGAGAACGTATGTAATTGGATCGTGTATAGCTAATCTATCTTTCAACGGAAAAACGATACCCGATTCCCCAGACGGTTTTGATATATTTCGGATTCGTGGGATTTTCCTCAATTTTGGTCCGCAGGTGTCTGATATAGACCATAATCGTATTATTATCGACAACCGTATCTTTCCAGATGTTTTGATATAGCTGTTCTTTCGAGAAGACCTGATTGGGGTGCTCCATAAAAAATTTCATGAGTTGTAATTCTTTTGATGACAACGCGATTTCCTGATTATTTTTTTGAAACGTATAGGTATGATGATTGAATAGAAATGGTCCCAACGCAATGTGTAAGGCTTGTTGTTTTGATTCCTGAAACTGGCGATATCTTTTAATCTGGTTCTTTACCTGAGCACAAAGCACAGGAGGACTAAATGGCTTGGTAACATAGGCATCTGCCCCAAGTCCAAGTCCAATGATCTGATCTGTGTCTTCTTTTTTCCCGCTCAGAAAAATGATTGGCGTATGGATGCCCATATTGCGCGTTTGACCAAGCACATCATAGCCATCAACATTTTCCATCATAATGTCCAGGAGGACGAGATCGAATGGCTCCTCGCTAATCATCCGCATGGCTTCCATGCCGTTTTCAGCCTGAAGCACAACCATTCCATCGGCTTCAAGAACCGTTTTAATCAATTTTCTGATAGCGTTTTCATCATCAACGACCAATACTCTCGGTTTGCTCATTCTTGACCCCATTCCTTTCTATCCCTCGATACAGCTTGCTTGCGAAAATGTCATATTTTAGTCTAGCACCATTTTAGCCAACTCTATATGTTGTATGTCATACAGCTTCAAAAAACTCCCTGATTCCTTGTTAAATATCTTTATAAAACCTTTTCGTCAAGATTTTGGAAAAACTAATTCCGCACAATTATTTCTTTGTTCCTTCTCAGATGCTCTTGCTCTTATATCCTTGAACCTTGCCCTTGCCCTTGACCTTCCCTGCCCTTCCATCAAAGTATGGACCTTTGCGGCATCAGCGAAGCGGGTGATTTGAATCCGAAGAAGCGGAGCGTTCGCCTTTGCCTCTGAATTCCACCCTTGTTCTCATTACAATCAGAGGAATTCAGAGGCAACAGCGATCGGAGGATCAAATCACACGCGAAGCGGCCTCTAATGCTCCATACTCCTCTCCCCCATCTCCACAAACTGCTTCTGAGCCAGCTCTCGGTACACTTCATGGGACTCAATCAGCTCCGCATGGGTTCCTGCACCGGTCACCTTCCCCTTGTCTAACACGATAATCTGATCGGAATGAACCACAGTAGACAAACGGTGAGCGATGACAATCGTCGTTCGTCCTTCCATCAGATTCGCCAGCGCTTTCTGCACCTCATGCTCGGAAGAGCTGTCCAGACTGGATGTAGCCTCGTCCAGCATAAGAATATCCGGGCTACGCAGAAGCGCACGAGCAATGGCAATCCGTTGACGTTGCCCACCGGAGAGCTTCATCCCCCGCTCACCCACCTCAGTCTCATAGCCTTGCGGTAAATCCATAATAAATGCATCCGCATACGCCATCGTGGCTGCTTGTCTCACTTCCTCCAGGTCAGCTTCCCGTCCCAAGCCATACGTGATGTTATCTCTGACCGTTCCAGTCATCATCGAGCTTTCCTGAGACACATAGCCGATTTTGGAGCGCCAGGAGGATAATGTATACAATGATATCGGTTCCTCTCCATAACGAATCTCTCCTGTATCTGGTATATAAAAACGCTCCAGCAACGAAAACAGAGTGGACTTGCCGCTCCCGCTCGGTCCAACAAATGCAGTTGTCCGGTTAGCCGGAATGACCAAGCTGGCATGATGAAGAACCTCTTCACCTTCGGTATAGGAAAAGGCAACATCACGCAGCACGATATCCTTGCTCTCTTTTGTCGCTTCCTG
Proteins encoded:
- a CDS encoding sensor histidine kinase — translated: MRFQREILFHYRSHFSFITMLALPISFLVLLWMAYGSYMDGERTVIEQQQEQLLTIAKLNSTSIESFFDEQMHTLQILAGNRQMSLAIANKNETVIDENLSAYYTAKKDSIYRISQVNLEGRVVHTLPKRNRTDAMKAYELIKDDIQRVLREKKPFIASAKLEKQGHYIVHLFQPVYLDGKFQGALISVVNLNAVYEKLLKPIRVGTKGYIHVKDQQGHYLMHPSEENIGLSLSAMKAKYPGLDYRDLEKLFKMQLTQEQGSAFYHSYWWGDKFYTKTKKIEAFSRVHLGDSFWVVAAAMNYDDVREPIAQNRIKTIEIFSMIVLTLACAVYIIMRTKKNKEALEYETRYLRELNNKNELLRKKDLQLQHSQKLQLIGTLSGEIAHDFNNFLTPIRGYAEIMLSSIDPTEEIYDYVSEIYDASEKARVIIEEILLLSRLESGKVKKNAPVKVEEQVEEALGLIKSFLSPKVSAVFNKRVDSAVIFANKVQIHQVIMNLCNNAYQAMKTAGGELKIILDTIPLQEVKKIRENVLEVSDYVTLSVSDTGRGMSDDTLQKIFDPFFTTKPAGEGTGLGLYIVQSILEKHQGFITVDSELGKGSAFTVYLPKTEFVAKETEINMNPVFTEQKRILLVDDKQRVLKAMRRGLESYGFYVETESDSVEALQRFEKSPNHYDLVITDQAMPYLTGTELAERIKVINPSMKIILITGYVEDHVVAYKERLIIDEYMCKPVAGSDMAQMIYKVLQS
- a CDS encoding 2-hydroxycarboxylate transporter family protein, giving the protein MVTNHLQEAAELKLQPRTESKWQKVLNYKIGGVIPAGLYIPFMAVIYLLMNSGKLDSDMPGAVSVMVLYGFILAEIGKRIPILKDIGGAAIMATFVPSYMVYAHLLPQSAIDSVTVFMDNTNFLYVYIAIVIAGSILGMNRELMIKAVVRLAVPLTIGSILGTGVGLLTGVALGIPAYDTLFYILVPIMAGGVGEGAIPLSIGYAQILGSTQGEQFAMVIPAVMLGSLCAIILSGLLKKLGDRKPELTGNGTLLKTGDSDVLGLAEDKNKKPLDLYQMAAGAILAIAFFMVGTLAAELVGLPGPIVMLFAAFLAKYFGWLPKFLEDGAQQMQRFFVIAVTYPLLLAVGVAKTPWEALISVISPAYFITIFVTVLTVVASGYFAGKWMKMYPVEAAIITSTRCSQGGTGDVAILSAADRMVLMPFAQVSTRLGGAATVTLAIFLLRYLTH
- a CDS encoding response regulator transcription factor codes for the protein MSKPRVLVVDDENAIRKLIKTVLEADGMVVLQAENGMEAMRMISEEPFDLVLLDIMMENVDGYDVLGQTRNMGIHTPIIFLSGKKEDTDQIIGLGLGADAYVTKPFSPPVLCAQVKNQIKRYRQFQESKQQALHIALGPFLFNHHTYTFQKNNQEIALSSKELQLMKFFMEHPNQVFSKEQLYQNIWKDTVVDNNTIMVYIRHLRTKIEENPTNPKYIKTVWGIGYRFSVER